The following proteins come from a genomic window of Dreissena polymorpha isolate Duluth1 chromosome 1, UMN_Dpol_1.0, whole genome shotgun sequence:
- the LOC127867105 gene encoding receptor-type tyrosine-protein phosphatase epsilon-like — protein sequence MSEEEKYFPGENETKSISGIRLTGVFCEPTDGSDFYTRSFDLNLNQKAHRFSQIVYTGWSQTMALPQSPRSFMDLLRHVRNVTRSEAPILVQCLNGTDKSGLFVIIWTLLEHVDIDGEVSIPRVVRHMRLRRKQILPTFEQFKFCADCIALDDANTYANLQKMWS from the exons ATGTCTGAG GAAGAAAAATATTTTCCAGGCGAAAACGAAACCAAGTCGATTTCTGGTATAAGATTGACTGGTGTATTTTGTGAACCGACAGACGGATCAGACTTTTATACAAGATCGTTTGACCTTAATCTTAATCAAAAG GCACACAGATTTTCCCAGATAGTGTACACAGGTTGGTCGCAAACAATGGCACTCCCCCAGAGTCCTCGATCATTTATGGATTTGTTGCGCCACGTTCGAAATGTAACAAGAAGTGAAGCACCTATCCTAGTCCAATGCCT TAATGGCACCGACAAAAGCGGTCTGTTTGTGATCATATGGACGCTTCTGGAACACGTGGACATTGATGGTGAGGTTAGCATACCACGGGTCGTCAGGCACATGAGGCTGAGGAGAAAACAGATTTTACCCACCTTC GAGCAGTTCAAGttttgtgcagactgcattgcTCTAGATGATGCGAACACATACGCAAATTTGCAGAAAATGTGGTCATaa